The following proteins are encoded in a genomic region of Mycolicibacterium rutilum:
- a CDS encoding restriction endonuclease produces MRRVRFTVLATTAVAAGVVAASAGLAPQHCLLVAALTPALLVALPRFLTGAVVGALRPDPGEDATAAMTGTEFEDYVARVARSCGLPVIMTAITGDWGVDIIVGKRPNRLAIQCKRQSRPVGAGAVQEVVAGAPMQDCARTMVVTNHQFTPAARRLAELHGCELVGGAELPRLRSTIRRLVEPATEVS; encoded by the coding sequence ATTCGCCGGGTGAGGTTCACGGTGCTGGCGACGACGGCCGTCGCCGCCGGCGTCGTCGCCGCCTCGGCCGGCCTGGCGCCGCAGCACTGCCTGCTCGTCGCCGCACTGACGCCGGCGTTGCTCGTCGCGCTGCCGCGTTTCCTCACCGGCGCGGTCGTCGGCGCACTGCGGCCGGACCCCGGCGAGGATGCCACCGCCGCGATGACCGGCACCGAGTTCGAGGACTACGTGGCGCGAGTCGCGAGGTCCTGCGGTCTTCCGGTGATCATGACCGCGATCACCGGCGACTGGGGCGTCGACATCATCGTCGGCAAGCGGCCGAATCGCCTTGCCATCCAATGCAAACGCCAGTCCCGGCCGGTGGGCGCCGGCGCCGTGCAGGAGGTGGTGGCCGGCGCACCGATGCAGGACTGCGCCAGGACCATGGTGGTGACCAACCACCAATTCACCCCCGCCGCACGCAGACTCGCCGAGCTGCACGGGTGCGAGCTGGTCGGCGGCGCGGAACTGCCCAGGCTGCGCTCGACGATCCGGCGCCTGGTGGAGCCGGCGACCGAGGTCAGCTGA
- the hglS gene encoding 2-oxoadipate dioxygenase/decarboxylase has product MSRQVEAWQLRAQFAAQLSRMYGAEVPAYTTLVEVAAAVNRDHAAATPDAERLGSLDRVTAERHGAIRVGSPGELADVADLFAAFGMYPVGFYDLRDAASPVPVVSTAFRPIDSEELARNPFRVFTSMLATADARFFSADLRSRVERFVEARRLFDPELLAEARRIAADGGAEAERAERFVAAAVSAFALSREPIDRTWYDELSAVSAVAADIAGVTSTHINHLTPRVLDIDELYGRMTERGITMIDAIQGPPRTAGPAVLLRQTSFRALAEPRRFREPDGAVVDGTLRVRFGEVEARGVALTREGRARYDAAMAAPDPAAVWDQHFPDSDAAMAAQGLAYYHGGDPTKPVVYEDFLPASAAGIFRSNLDTEAQATNAEDASDYSMGWMSERLGHHIHDPYELYEKAAQ; this is encoded by the coding sequence ATGAGCCGACAAGTCGAAGCCTGGCAGCTGCGGGCGCAGTTCGCCGCGCAGCTGTCGCGGATGTACGGCGCGGAGGTGCCCGCCTACACCACGTTGGTCGAGGTGGCCGCGGCGGTGAACCGCGACCACGCCGCCGCGACGCCTGATGCGGAACGGCTGGGCTCACTCGACCGGGTCACTGCCGAACGGCACGGCGCGATCCGCGTGGGCAGCCCCGGCGAGCTCGCCGACGTCGCTGATCTGTTCGCCGCGTTCGGCATGTACCCGGTCGGTTTCTACGATCTGCGCGACGCGGCGTCGCCGGTGCCGGTGGTCTCGACGGCGTTCCGGCCGATCGACTCCGAGGAACTGGCGCGCAACCCGTTTCGGGTGTTCACCTCGATGCTGGCGACGGCCGACGCACGGTTCTTCTCGGCCGATCTGCGCAGCCGCGTCGAGCGGTTCGTCGAGGCACGACGGTTGTTCGACCCGGAGTTGCTCGCCGAGGCCCGGCGCATCGCGGCCGACGGGGGCGCGGAGGCCGAACGCGCCGAGCGGTTCGTCGCCGCCGCGGTCTCGGCGTTCGCGTTGTCGCGCGAGCCGATCGACCGCACGTGGTACGACGAACTGAGCGCGGTGTCCGCGGTGGCGGCCGACATCGCGGGCGTCACGTCCACCCACATCAACCACCTGACGCCGCGGGTCCTCGACATCGACGAGCTGTACGGCCGGATGACGGAGCGCGGGATCACGATGATCGACGCGATCCAGGGCCCGCCCCGCACCGCCGGTCCCGCGGTGTTGTTGCGGCAGACGTCGTTTCGGGCGCTGGCCGAGCCGCGGCGGTTCCGCGAACCCGACGGCGCGGTGGTCGACGGCACCCTGCGGGTGCGGTTCGGCGAGGTCGAGGCGCGCGGTGTCGCGTTGACCCGCGAGGGCCGCGCGCGCTACGACGCCGCGATGGCCGCGCCGGATCCGGCCGCCGTGTGGGATCAGCACTTCCCCGACAGCGACGCGGCGATGGCCGCGCAGGGACTGGCCTACTACCACGGCGGCGATCCCACCAAACCCGTTGTCTACGAGGACTTCCTGCCGGCCTCGGCGGCGGGCATCTTCCGATCCAACCTCGACACCGAAGCACAGGCCACCAATGCCGAAGACGCCTCCGACTACAGCATGGGCTGGATGTCGGAGCGGCTCGGCCACCACATTCACGACCCTTACGAGCTCTACGAGAAAGCAGCACAATGA
- the amaB gene encoding L-piperidine-6-carboxylate dehydrogenase — protein sequence MTTMTTSTLPSVDTLRERARDALTAIGWRGDLGAPGGPGLQASTPITGDVLFSVAESTTDQADAAIAEAAQAFSVWRSTPAPVRGALVARLGELLVAHKAELATLVTLEAGKITSEALGEVQEMIDVCQFAVGLSRQLYGRTIASERPGHRLMENWHPLGVVGVITAFNFPVAVWAWNTAVALVCGDTVVWKPSELTPLTALACQALIERAAADVGAPREVSRLIQGGREIGERLVDDPRVALLSATGSVRMGQQVGPRVAQRFGKVLLELGGNNAAIVTPSADLDLAVRAIVFSAAGTAGQRCTTLRRLIVHSSIADEVVSRIVDAYRQLPIGDPGTDGTLVGPLIHAAAYRDMVRALEQAGAEGGEVFGGERQDVGDESAYYVAPAVVRMPAQTDVVHAETFAPILYVMTYDDLDEAIAMNNAVPQGLSSSIFTLDMREAERFLAADGSDCGIANVNIGTSGAEIGGAFGGEKQTGGGRESGSDSWKAYMRRATNTVNYSTELPLAQGVHFG from the coding sequence ATGACCACCATGACGACTTCGACGCTCCCCTCGGTCGACACCCTGCGCGAGCGCGCCCGTGACGCGCTGACCGCGATCGGCTGGCGCGGCGACCTCGGCGCACCGGGCGGCCCGGGCCTGCAGGCCAGCACGCCGATCACCGGGGACGTGCTGTTCTCCGTCGCCGAGTCGACGACCGATCAGGCCGACGCGGCGATCGCCGAAGCCGCACAGGCGTTTTCGGTGTGGCGCAGCACGCCCGCCCCGGTGCGCGGCGCACTCGTCGCGCGGCTCGGCGAACTGCTCGTCGCGCACAAGGCCGAGCTGGCCACGCTGGTCACGCTCGAGGCGGGCAAGATCACCTCCGAGGCGCTCGGCGAGGTGCAGGAGATGATCGACGTCTGCCAGTTCGCGGTCGGGCTGTCGCGTCAGCTGTACGGCAGGACGATCGCCTCCGAGCGGCCGGGGCACCGGTTGATGGAGAACTGGCACCCGCTCGGCGTCGTCGGGGTGATCACCGCGTTCAACTTCCCGGTCGCGGTGTGGGCGTGGAACACCGCCGTCGCGCTGGTCTGCGGGGACACCGTGGTGTGGAAGCCCTCGGAGCTGACACCGCTGACGGCTTTGGCGTGCCAGGCGCTGATCGAGCGGGCCGCCGCCGATGTGGGGGCGCCGCGCGAGGTGAGCCGGTTGATCCAAGGCGGCCGCGAGATCGGTGAGCGCCTCGTCGACGACCCGCGGGTGGCGCTGCTGAGCGCGACCGGTTCGGTGCGGATGGGCCAACAGGTCGGCCCGCGCGTCGCGCAGCGGTTCGGCAAGGTGCTGCTGGAGTTGGGCGGCAACAACGCCGCGATCGTCACGCCGTCGGCCGATCTCGACCTGGCCGTGCGCGCGATCGTGTTCTCGGCGGCGGGCACGGCGGGCCAGCGCTGCACCACGCTGCGCCGGCTGATCGTGCACTCGTCGATCGCCGACGAGGTCGTCTCCCGGATCGTCGACGCGTACCGGCAGCTGCCCATCGGCGATCCCGGCACCGACGGCACACTGGTCGGCCCGCTGATCCACGCGGCCGCCTACCGCGACATGGTCCGGGCGCTGGAGCAGGCCGGCGCCGAAGGCGGTGAGGTGTTCGGCGGCGAGCGACAGGACGTCGGAGACGAGTCGGCGTACTACGTCGCCCCGGCGGTGGTGCGGATGCCGGCGCAGACCGACGTCGTGCACGCCGAGACGTTCGCCCCGATCCTCTACGTGATGACCTACGACGACCTCGATGAGGCGATCGCCATGAACAACGCTGTTCCGCAGGGACTTTCGTCGTCGATCTTCACGCTCGACATGCGGGAGGCCGAACGCTTCCTGGCCGCCGACGGTTCGGACTGCGGTATCGCCAACGTCAACATCGGCACGTCGGGCGCCGAGATCGGCGGCGCGTTCGGCGGCGAGAAGCAGACCGGCGGCGGCCGCGAGTCGGGCTCGGACTCGTGGAAGGCCTACATGCGTCGCGCCACCAATACGGTGAACTACTCGACCGAACTGCCGCTCGCCCAGGGCGTCCACTTCGGCTAA
- a CDS encoding Lrp/AsnC family transcriptional regulator — MPEADDAGRAPVELDEIDRKLARELVADGRATLAHLAAAAGLSVSAVQSRVRRLEARGVVTGYSARISPEAVGNMLSAFVAITPLDPSQPDDAPARLEHIEAIESCHSVAGDESYVLLVRVESARALEDLLQRIRTAANVRTRSTIILQTFYERRDIIP, encoded by the coding sequence ATGCCTGAAGCCGACGACGCCGGCCGCGCACCGGTCGAGCTCGACGAGATCGACCGCAAGCTGGCGCGCGAACTCGTCGCCGACGGCCGCGCGACCCTGGCCCACCTCGCCGCCGCCGCCGGGTTGTCGGTGTCGGCGGTGCAGTCGCGGGTGCGCCGGCTCGAGGCGCGCGGCGTGGTGACCGGATACTCGGCGCGGATCAGCCCGGAGGCCGTCGGCAACATGCTGTCGGCGTTCGTGGCCATCACTCCTCTCGATCCTTCCCAGCCCGACGATGCGCCCGCGCGCCTCGAACACATCGAGGCCATCGAGTCGTGCCACTCGGTGGCCGGGGACGAGAGCTACGTCCTGCTCGTGCGCGTCGAGTCGGCGCGTGCGCTCGAGGACCTGCTGCAGCGGATCCGGACCGCGGCCAACGTACGTACTCGAAGCACGATCATCCTACAGACATTTTACGAGCGTCGCGACATTATCCCGTAA
- a CDS encoding MFS transporter → MKVGARSTTGWRATIAVAMSNYIEAGSIIAIATSLAFWQAEFGISNFAVGLLAALSANAFGAAIGAILGGPLCDRFGRKAIYTYDLIVYMAGVLLAAFAVNFTMLLAAFLITGIAVGAGVPASWTYIAEQAPSEGRAKHVGTAQLAWSVGPMIGFALAAVLAPMGLMGSRLTFLHLFVVAAVVWWVRQGLQESQIWTDEAKSEPATVASTVGLRGLRGLRGLFSRKVNITALLFLGGIYLFWNTVAGQAGIFMPRVYDTAGLHSPVAQNLLQVLVWGCTVAATYFGFMRYADRVSQRWFYAGGAALGIAGWAVLVAFTDGGVPTMLIFAVLWGVSSGIGAQAFYSLWASEMFATPYRASAQGVMFCVVRTFTGLLSYFFPTLLVAIGLTGVGLLLIGLLTVALIIGAVWAPATRGKTLRQIEIERYGRPVEPTPQDSKVIA, encoded by the coding sequence ATGAAAGTTGGAGCCCGCTCGACCACCGGCTGGCGCGCGACGATCGCGGTCGCCATGTCGAACTACATCGAGGCCGGTTCGATCATCGCGATCGCGACCAGCCTGGCATTCTGGCAGGCCGAGTTCGGCATCAGCAACTTCGCCGTCGGTCTGCTGGCGGCGTTGAGTGCCAACGCTTTCGGCGCGGCGATCGGCGCGATCCTCGGCGGTCCGCTGTGTGACCGCTTCGGCCGCAAGGCGATCTACACCTACGACCTGATCGTCTACATGGCCGGTGTGCTGCTGGCCGCCTTCGCCGTCAACTTCACCATGCTGCTCGCGGCCTTCCTCATCACCGGCATCGCGGTCGGCGCCGGAGTCCCGGCGTCGTGGACCTACATCGCCGAGCAGGCCCCGTCGGAGGGGCGGGCCAAACACGTCGGCACCGCCCAGCTCGCGTGGTCCGTCGGCCCGATGATCGGCTTCGCGCTCGCCGCCGTGCTGGCCCCGATGGGCCTGATGGGCTCGCGGCTGACCTTCTTGCACCTGTTCGTCGTCGCCGCAGTGGTCTGGTGGGTCCGGCAGGGCCTGCAGGAGTCACAGATCTGGACCGACGAAGCCAAGTCCGAACCCGCCACCGTCGCGTCGACCGTCGGCCTGCGCGGCCTGCGCGGCCTGCGCGGCCTGTTCTCCCGCAAGGTCAACATCACCGCCCTGCTGTTCCTCGGCGGCATCTACTTGTTCTGGAACACCGTCGCGGGCCAGGCCGGGATCTTCATGCCCCGCGTGTACGACACCGCGGGCCTGCACAGCCCGGTCGCGCAGAACCTGCTGCAGGTGCTGGTGTGGGGTTGCACGGTCGCGGCGACCTACTTCGGGTTCATGCGCTACGCCGACCGGGTGTCGCAGCGCTGGTTCTACGCCGGCGGCGCGGCGCTCGGCATCGCCGGATGGGCGGTGCTGGTCGCGTTCACCGACGGCGGCGTCCCCACCATGCTGATCTTCGCGGTGCTGTGGGGTGTCTCCAGCGGCATCGGCGCGCAGGCGTTCTACAGCCTGTGGGCCAGCGAGATGTTCGCGACGCCGTACCGCGCGAGCGCCCAGGGTGTGATGTTCTGCGTGGTCCGCACCTTCACCGGCCTGTTGAGCTACTTCTTCCCCACCCTGCTCGTTGCGATCGGCCTCACCGGAGTCGGTCTGCTGCTCATCGGCTTGCTCACCGTCGCACTGATCATCGGCGCGGTGTGGGCACCGGCAACGCGCGGAAAGACATTGCGCCAGATCGAGATCGAACGCTACGGCCGACCGGTTGAACCCACACCCCAGGACTCCAAGGTGATCGCGTGA
- the lat gene encoding L-lysine 6-transaminase: protein MTDLLTRHDLDSSGASGIAPADVHDVLARSILADGMDLVLDTDRSSGSHLVDARTGESYLDMFTFFASSALGMNHPDLAGDDDFLAELARAAVNKPSNSDIYTVPMARFVATFARVLGDPALPHLFFVDGGALAVENALKVAFDWKSRHNEAHGRDPELGTKVLHLRGAFHGRSGYTLSLTNTDPNKVARFPKFDWPRIDAPYLRPGCDDDAMAALEAESLRQARAAFEAHPHDIACFVAEPIQGEGGDRHFRPQFFAAMRALCDEFDALLIFDEVQTGCGFTGTPWAYQQLGVTPDVVAFGKKTQVCGVMAGRRVDEVPDNVFAVSSRINSTWGGNLADMVRARRILEVIEADGLISRAGKAGRYLLDGLEALADEFPGVVLDVRGRGLMCAFSLPTTEQRDEVIRRLWRRRVIMLPSGTDSVRFRPALTVSRGELDAALAAVRDALS from the coding sequence ATGACCGACTTGTTGACCCGCCATGACCTGGACTCCTCGGGCGCCTCCGGAATCGCGCCCGCCGACGTGCACGACGTGCTCGCGCGCAGCATCCTGGCCGACGGCATGGACCTCGTGCTCGACACCGACCGGTCCTCGGGCTCGCACCTCGTCGATGCGCGCACCGGCGAGTCCTACCTCGACATGTTCACGTTCTTCGCGTCGTCCGCGCTGGGCATGAACCATCCCGACCTGGCCGGCGACGACGACTTCCTCGCCGAACTCGCGCGTGCGGCGGTCAACAAGCCGAGCAACTCCGACATCTACACCGTGCCGATGGCGCGGTTCGTCGCGACGTTCGCGCGGGTGCTCGGCGATCCGGCCCTGCCGCACCTGTTCTTCGTCGACGGCGGAGCGCTCGCCGTCGAGAACGCGCTCAAGGTCGCGTTCGACTGGAAGAGCAGGCACAACGAGGCGCACGGCCGCGACCCCGAACTGGGCACCAAGGTGCTGCACCTGCGCGGCGCGTTCCACGGCCGCAGCGGCTACACCCTGTCGCTGACCAACACCGACCCCAACAAGGTGGCCCGGTTCCCCAAGTTCGACTGGCCGCGCATCGACGCGCCGTATCTGCGGCCGGGCTGTGACGACGACGCCATGGCCGCGCTGGAGGCCGAGTCGCTGCGGCAGGCGCGCGCCGCGTTCGAGGCGCATCCGCACGACATCGCCTGTTTCGTCGCCGAACCCATCCAGGGGGAGGGCGGCGACCGGCATTTCCGGCCGCAGTTCTTCGCCGCCATGCGCGCCCTGTGCGACGAGTTCGACGCGCTGCTGATCTTCGACGAGGTGCAGACCGGCTGCGGGTTCACCGGAACGCCATGGGCCTACCAGCAACTCGGTGTCACCCCCGACGTGGTGGCCTTCGGCAAGAAAACCCAGGTGTGCGGCGTGATGGCGGGCCGGCGCGTCGACGAGGTGCCCGACAACGTGTTCGCCGTCAGCTCGCGGATCAACTCCACCTGGGGCGGCAACCTCGCCGACATGGTCCGGGCCCGGCGCATCCTGGAGGTCATCGAGGCCGACGGGCTGATCAGCCGCGCAGGCAAGGCGGGTCGCTACCTGCTCGACGGGCTCGAAGCGCTGGCCGACGAATTCCCCGGCGTCGTCCTCGACGTCCGTGGCCGCGGCCTGATGTGCGCGTTCAGCCTGCCCACCACCGAGCAGCGCGACGAGGTGATCCGCCGGCTGTGGCGACGCCGGGTCATCATGCTGCCGAGCGGGACCGACAGCGTGCGGTTCCGGCCGGCGTTGACCGTGTCCCGCGGCGAGCTCGACGCGGCGCTGGCCGCCGTCCGCGACGCGCTCAGCTGA
- a CDS encoding L-rhamnose mutarotase: MATTAETRRVCFLLQLRPERVADYLAAHDTVWPEMLEALRTAGWRNYSLFLRAEDGLVVGYLETDDFEAALQGMAATEVNARWQADMAQYFGSNPDQAMRPLAEYFHLD; this comes from the coding sequence ATGGCCACCACCGCAGAGACCCGACGGGTGTGCTTCCTGCTGCAGTTACGGCCCGAGCGCGTCGCGGACTACCTGGCCGCCCACGACACGGTCTGGCCGGAGATGCTCGAGGCACTGCGGACCGCGGGTTGGCGCAACTACTCCTTGTTCCTGCGAGCCGAGGACGGCCTCGTCGTCGGCTACCTGGAAACCGACGACTTCGAGGCGGCGCTGCAGGGCATGGCCGCCACCGAGGTCAACGCCCGCTGGCAGGCGGACATGGCGCAGTACTTCGGTTCGAACCCCGACCAGGCGATGCGGCCGCTTGCCGAGTACTTCCACCTCGACTAG